In the genome of Blastocatellia bacterium, the window TCCCATCGCGTTTCAACTCGCGCGCAAGCTTCGGGAGCGCACTGGGCAGACGTCGAATCCGCGAGCATTGGCGGAGATGATCGCGGCTCATTTGCCGCCGATGGAGGAGATCGCGCGCGTCGAAGTCGCTGGAGCGGGGTACATCAACGTCTTCCTCAACCGGGGGGCTCTCCTAGTAGGACTTCGACAGCCGGAGCCTCCTCGGGAGCCATCTGGGGAGAAGATCATCGTCGAGCACACGAGTATCAACCCCAATAAGGCCGCGCATATCGGGCATTTGCGGAACGCGGTCCTCGGAGATGCCCTGGTTCGGTTGTTGCGCTACAATGGGGCGCGCGTCGAGGTCCATAACTACATCGACAACACCGGGGTTCAAGTGGCCGACGTCGTCGTCGGATTCAAGTACTTGGAGAAGAAAGACCGAGCGGAGATCGAAGCGATCCCCGGGAAATTCGATCACTATTGCTGGGACTTGTACGCGCGAGTAACGGCATGGTATGAAGAGGACCCGACGGCTTTGGAGCTTCGGCGTCGAACGCTCAGTGAGATCGAAGAGGGCGGTAATCCGACGGCTGAGCTCGCCGAATATATCTCCATGCGCGTGCTCAATGCTCAGCTGGACACGGTGGAGCGCTTGGGCATCTATTACGATCTGCTTCCCCGCGAGAGTGAGATCCTTCATCTGAGGTTTTGGGATCGCGCCTTCGAACTGCTCAAAGCCGCTGGATTGATCACCTACGAGACCGAGGGGAAGAATCGAGGATGTTGGGTAATGCGCTTGCCCTCAGAGAGTGAAAGCGAGGCGCAGGGAGAAGAAGGGAAAGTTCTCGTTCGCTCCGACGGGACGGTCGTCTATACGGGGAAGGACATTGCGTATCACCTCTGGAAGCTCGGGCGGCTGGACGTGGACTTCAGCTATCGGCCGTTTCGTCGATACTCAAACGGACACACGACGTGGATCACGACAACCGAGGGAGCGAGCGAAGCGCATCCGGAATTCGGGCACGGATCGGCTTATCTGAGCGTGATCGGATCAGAGCAAACGTATTTGCAGAAGTTCGTGAAGGAAGCCGTCCGCGCTCTGGTCGTGGATCCGCGCGTCGAGCGAAGCGCGCATATCGCCTACGAGAAAGTGGCATTGACGCCTCGGGCTTGTCTGGAGCTTGGGATCGAGTTATCGCCGGAGGAGTTGGAGCGGCAGCAAATCAGCATGTCCGGACGGCGTGGTCTTGGAGTAAAGGCCGACGATCTCATTGAGAAGCTTGAGGAGAAAGCGTTCTCGGAAGTGCGCGCTCGGCATCCTGAGCGCTCCGAGGCTGAAGCTCGACAACTGGCCCATCAAATCGCGGTGGGTGCGTTGCGCTATTTCTTGCTCAAGTATACGCGGACGACGGCCATCGCCTTCGATTTCGCCGAAGCCCTCGCCTTTGAAGGGGAGACCGGTCCTTACATCCAATATGCCGTCGTGCGCGCGCGCAGCATCTTTCGGAAGCTTCGGGAAGCGGGAATAGAGCGGCGTTCGCTAGGGTCGGAGGATCTGGCCGAGATCAATCGTTTCTTGAACGCGCACGACGATCTGTGGACGTTGCTCTATTTCGCTGCGCGGCTCAGAGAATTCGTCCGCCAGGCCTGTGAGAACTATGAGCCGGCGATCCTCGCGAAATACGCTTTTCAACTCGCTCAGCGTTTCAACAACTTCTATCACAGCTATCACATCTTGAGCGAGGACGATCCGCTCAAGCGCGAGATCTACCTCACCATCACTGAGATTGTGTGCGAGCGCTTGACGCGCGCGTTAGACCTTTTGGGCATCGAAGTTCCCGAGCAGATGTGAGCGTGTGGATCCTCACGAAGCGGGGACTTGCGCCCGTCGCCGTTCGCGTTGAGTACGCCAGAGCCAGTTCGCCAGAGCGAGCACAGAGGTCAGAATCAGCACGATCACTTCTCCGCGCCCCATGCGGGTTACCAGGATCAAAGAGAAAGCGAGCGCCAAAACGGCTAGGAATGGCCCATACGGGAGGCGGAATGCTGGCTCTTCGTGCCCTTTCTGCCTCAGGACGATGAGGGCTAGGCACGTCGAAGCGTAGGTGAAGAGGCGCGCGACGGCGGAGAGCATGACGTTCCAGGCGAACGTGCCGGCCAGCGCTAATCCCCATGTCAGGAGCGCGAAGACCACGATCGAGAGGTGCGGCGTGCGAAATCGCGGGTGAACGGCGGCGAAAAAGCCCGGGAAGTCACCGCGTTCGGCCAAGGCGAATGTCAGCCGTGGCGCGTTCAACATCATCGAGCTGAGGTACCCATAGACCGAGATGAGCGCACCCGCGCTGATCATCCCAGCTCCCCATGCTCCCGAGAACGCACGCGCTGCTGTGGCCAGCGGGCGCTCTGTGCGCGCGGCATCCGGTAGGACGCTCACGACGATCACCTGAATAAGTGTGAAGATCGCCGTGACCGTCACCAGCGCGACGAAGAGTGCAAAGGGTGCGTCTCGCCGAGGATTCTTTGCTTCCGCCATCGGCAAGAGTGCGGCCTCGAAGCCTCCATAGGCGTACACGAGCACGAGCACGGCGTGCAACCAGGCTTCGACTGTAGGCGTCGAGGAGCGCACTTCGATGGGCTTCATGAAGGCGAACCCCAAGCCAATGAAGAGCAAAAGCGGAATGAGCTTCAAAACGGCGAAGACATTGCTCACCTGAGCGCCGGTGCGCACGCCGCGATAATTCACGGCCGCGAGCCCACCGATGAGCAGCGTCAACAGGGCCGCGCGCGGGAGGGGATCATCGGCCGATGGCCAGAATTCGGCCAAGTAGATGACGAAGAGATTGGCATTGGCGGCGGCAGCAGTGAGCCGGACTAACCACGTGAGCCAACCGATTTGCACGCCGAAGAACGCCCCGAATGCTTCTCGCGCATATAAGTACGGGCCGCCGGCTGCCGTGAAGCGCGAAGCGACCTCAGCGAAACAAGCCATGATCAATCCCATCCCCGTCGCAGCGAGAAGATAGGCCAGTGGGCTCCAGGCTCCGACCAATCCGGCGACGATCGAAGGGAGACCGAAGATGCCGCTCCCGATGATGGAGTTGATGACGAGCGCCGCGAGGCTCCATCGGCCGATGGCCCGTAGAAGTGGGGCGTCCGAACGTTCGCTCATCACA includes:
- a CDS encoding arginine--tRNA ligase, with product MLESLRERLVARLRECVRERFDLALEEVPIEIPPQVEYGDLAFPIAFQLARKLRERTGQTSNPRALAEMIAAHLPPMEEIARVEVAGAGYINVFLNRGALLVGLRQPEPPREPSGEKIIVEHTSINPNKAAHIGHLRNAVLGDALVRLLRYNGARVEVHNYIDNTGVQVADVVVGFKYLEKKDRAEIEAIPGKFDHYCWDLYARVTAWYEEDPTALELRRRTLSEIEEGGNPTAELAEYISMRVLNAQLDTVERLGIYYDLLPRESEILHLRFWDRAFELLKAAGLITYETEGKNRGCWVMRLPSESESEAQGEEGKVLVRSDGTVVYTGKDIAYHLWKLGRLDVDFSYRPFRRYSNGHTTWITTTEGASEAHPEFGHGSAYLSVIGSEQTYLQKFVKEAVRALVVDPRVERSAHIAYEKVALTPRACLELGIELSPEELERQQISMSGRRGLGVKADDLIEKLEEKAFSEVRARHPERSEAEARQLAHQIAVGALRYFLLKYTRTTAIAFDFAEALAFEGETGPYIQYAVVRARSIFRKLREAGIERRSLGSEDLAEINRFLNAHDDLWTLLYFAARLREFVRQACENYEPAILAKYAFQLAQRFNNFYHSYHILSEDDPLKREIYLTITEIVCERLTRALDLLGIEVPEQM
- a CDS encoding amino acid permease gives rise to the protein MSERSDAPLLRAIGRWSLAALVINSIIGSGIFGLPSIVAGLVGAWSPLAYLLAATGMGLIMACFAEVASRFTAAGGPYLYAREAFGAFFGVQIGWLTWLVRLTAAAANANLFVIYLAEFWPSADDPLPRAALLTLLIGGLAAVNYRGVRTGAQVSNVFAVLKLIPLLLFIGLGFAFMKPIEVRSSTPTVEAWLHAVLVLVYAYGGFEAALLPMAEAKNPRRDAPFALFVALVTVTAIFTLIQVIVVSVLPDAARTERPLATAARAFSGAWGAGMISAGALISVYGYLSSMMLNAPRLTFALAERGDFPGFFAAVHPRFRTPHLSIVVFALLTWGLALAGTFAWNVMLSAVARLFTYASTCLALIVLRQKGHEEPAFRLPYGPFLAVLALAFSLILVTRMGRGEVIVLILTSVLALANWLWRTQRERRRAQVPAS